From Alkalinema sp. FACHB-956:
TAGCCACCTTCACTTTCTCTGCTATCCAATTTGCATATTTAGCTACATGGGGAGGAAGCCTTCTTTTAATTCCCGAGCAAAAAATCAATTCTATTTCATTGCTGGTTATACCCATATTTTTTAATGTTTTAGCAATATACCACCGAGTATATGAATCAGGACACACATTGAGTAACTTAAGTAAGCATTCTCCTGTTTGTTTTATTCCTAGACTATACTCAATTGTTTTTCTCGCTTCTTGAGAAGCAGGTTTTAGGAAAGAGCACCATTTTTGCGTCTCATTATCAAAATAACCAAATGCATACTTACATACCTCCGATATGACTTCTTCAAATTTGGATATTGAGTAGTCTACAAATTCTTTGAGACCTTCTGCTGCCAAAAAATAGGCTTTGAAAGAGTAAAAGCCTCCACAGTTATCCTGGAAGCATAGCAAATTGGAGAAAAACTGCTCTTTTAACTTCTTTAAATGATTGTCGCCAGGAGATTTTCCTAACCATAGAAGTATGACTTCTCTCCATTGAGGTTCAAAAATTCGGTATTCTTGGTTCCCTACTGGGTTATCAATATGCTCACTAGGCAAGAAATAATCCCAATCATCAATTACAAACGCCGCAAAATATTCCTGAAACGTCGGATGGAAGAAGGCATAGACATTCTCAAGTGGATTTTCTTGTGCAACGCCGACGCAATTGAGCCAACCAAGTTGGCGCGCAAGATAAAACAGTGAATCCTCATCATCGGCAGCACCAAGAAATCGGTTGATAAACCTCTCTCGCAGACGGAAGCGAGAACTTTCCTGATCAATTGCTTCTTTCGCTAGTTCTCCTAAAGCACAGTTCAATTCTTCACGCTTTGCTGCACTTAATTTTATTGGAACCTTGCCCTTGTCCCATTTATAAAACATATCCACAAACCATTCATACAGTCCAGCTTTTGTTTCCGGGAGTTCACCTTGCTGCAATTGCCAACTGTAACAGAGCAAGGTTAAGCGCAACGGATTTTTTACCATATCCCGAATCCGTTCTTTGCCTGGTTGCTCTAACGCTGCCTTCAGTTTTTGCTGTAATGCTGGTTCAGTTGCAAACCATTTATCAATAAGCTGATGAACTTCGGTTGGATACTCAAAATCTAGATTGCGGTACACATCGAAATCATCCAGTGCATTCTTCCCCGCATCCCATACATTTAAGCGACAGGTTAGAACAACCCTTACATTCTGCAACCAGCCCTCACACATCTGAGTGGCAATCTGGTAAAGTGCATCCGAAATTGCCATTTCATCCACACCATCCAACAGCAACCAGACCTTCCCAGTTTTCAGCAGTTGGCCCAGTTCATCTCGATGCTCTGGCGAAACTTCTAGCTCATGAATGGCTGTTTGCAACCAGTCACCTAATAAATACTCTCTTAGTTTTCTTGTTCCTACTTCCGCTAACGGAATCCAAATCGGTATTCCATCGGTTTCCTCTAGAATCCAATCTCCAATTTTCTGGAGTTGGGTTGTCTTTCCAGCTCCAGGTTCTCCAATAATTGCAATACACTTTCCCTGACTATACTTACTTTGCTGTTGCCGCAATACTTGTTCAAAAAAGTCATTTTGGCTAATGGGTGTAATCTTCTCCTCATAAAGTTCCGAACCCTGCGCTGCTGAGGCCCCATCATTAGAGCGGTGTTTTGGCTTCTCTTGTCTCTCCACTACTCCTAACGGTACAAAGATTTCATTCAGTTGAAAGCGAACTCCATGCGGCTTCATTAGGGAGTTGGTTGTTAACCCCTTCCAGTGGTTCAGCAACTGTTGACACGTTTCCCGCCAGTCAGTCCTCTGCTCTAAATTATTAGCAAGCAGTGGTGTAAGCTTTTGATCCTCACCAAAATTTGCCTCTAAAATTTTTTGAACTCTAAGCAATCTGCCAATTTGGAAATTAGAAACTTCTTTAAGTATGTCGCGATAATCCCAGATATCTTTCCGAGAATCAAAGTTAAACTTATTTTGGATAACTTTTTGAATCGCTGTTTCTGAGTAAGAATCCTGTTTCTTCTTCAAAATATAGATAATCAGCCGGTTGTATTTTAAGTACTGACTCTGCTTGGTAAACTGCTCTAAAGTATGCTTAACCTTGTCAAGAGTATGAGTGGCTGTGATTTGAATAGAAATTTTTGCTGCCTCGTCTCCTAAATCAATACCAGGATAGTTAGGGTTATCCTCAGAGTAATTGATATTTTCTAAGCCCCAACCATACACTTCATTGAGCAAGGGTATCAATATTGTTTCAGCAGCTTTATTCAAGTCTGTTCTGCTCATCGCCGCTCCCATCTCGATTTGCGCTACAAAACGAGACATTAGCTCCTGAATTCGATTTTGAGCATTCATTAACTTCACTGACTACCTCAAGTACTCTCCTGAAAGCCGACTCTCCTAGATTTAGGCAACAATTTTTGCTACTTACAACGAGTATTTTAGCTATTTCAAGCAAAGATAGCCCTTAAGCCTTCATATTTTACCTTCTGAACTCGTAGCTTTAATCTTGTTGCTTAAAAATCCGGCCTCCGAACCTAAAATTTCAACCTTTGATCTCAACACTTCGACCTTTTTACCCAAAAAATGAAGCTCAGAATCTGAAAAGTCGAGCAAATTACTCAAACTTTCAAGCTCTGAGCCTCAAACGTGAACCTTGCTACACAACGCTTTGCAAACAGCAGGCAAATTGTTAAGCTTTTGGCTAAACCGTTGCTTCTC
This genomic window contains:
- a CDS encoding SMEK domain-containing protein; the encoded protein is MNAQNRIQELMSRFVAQIEMGAAMSRTDLNKAAETILIPLLNEVYGWGLENINYSEDNPNYPGIDLGDEAAKISIQITATHTLDKVKHTLEQFTKQSQYLKYNRLIIYILKKKQDSYSETAIQKVIQNKFNFDSRKDIWDYRDILKEVSNFQIGRLLRVQKILEANFGEDQKLTPLLANNLEQRTDWRETCQQLLNHWKGLTTNSLMKPHGVRFQLNEIFVPLGVVERQEKPKHRSNDGASAAQGSELYEEKITPISQNDFFEQVLRQQQSKYSQGKCIAIIGEPGAGKTTQLQKIGDWILEETDGIPIWIPLAEVGTRKLREYLLGDWLQTAIHELEVSPEHRDELGQLLKTGKVWLLLDGVDEMAISDALYQIATQMCEGWLQNVRVVLTCRLNVWDAGKNALDDFDVYRNLDFEYPTEVHQLIDKWFATEPALQQKLKAALEQPGKERIRDMVKNPLRLTLLCYSWQLQQGELPETKAGLYEWFVDMFYKWDKGKVPIKLSAAKREELNCALGELAKEAIDQESSRFRLRERFINRFLGAADDEDSLFYLARQLGWLNCVGVAQENPLENVYAFFHPTFQEYFAAFVIDDWDYFLPSEHIDNPVGNQEYRIFEPQWREVILLWLGKSPGDNHLKKLKEQFFSNLLCFQDNCGGFYSFKAYFLAAEGLKEFVDYSISKFEEVISEVCKYAFGYFDNETQKWCSFLKPASQEARKTIEYSLGIKQTGECLLKLLNVCPDSYTRWYIAKTLKNMGITSNEIELIFCSGIKRRLPPHVAKYANWIAEKVKVANDDSLSIKVGEQEISPSLPNDKLDVLNDVLHMGMGTNDLIQLIQISDEWLLVLKTADLLQAKTEKCQLIEIINALKSYLFVLKNHLSDQLETKHFRYEYIYEIIWYCAQNISYPDFYQAWHDPISSSDVALSTNNGGVDS